The window TTCTTCAGCAGCGCGCCGAGCAGCGGCGGGATGGCGACCTTGTCGTCCTGGCTCTGCAGCGCGTCGAGCGGAATGTCCTCGGCCACCAGCAGTTTGAGCCAGTCGAGCAGTTCGCTGGTGCTGGGCTTCTTCTTGAGGCCGGGCAGGCCGCGCACGTCGTAGAAGCTCTTCAGCGCCGAGGCGAGCAGCTCCTTCTTCAGCGTGGGGAAGTGCACCTCGACGATCCTGCGCATCGTCTCGGCCTCGGGAAACTTGATGTAGTGGAAGAAGCAGCGGCGCAGGAAGGCGTCGGGCAGTTCCTTCTCGTTGTTGGAGGTGATGAACACCAGCGGCCGGTGTCGCGCCTTGACCATCTCGCGCGTCTCGTAGACGTGGAACTCCATGCGGTCGAGCTCGCGCAGCAGGTCGTTCGGGAACTCGATGTCGGCCTTGTCGATCTCGTCGATCAGCAGCGCCACCGGTTGCTCGGCGGTGAAGGCCTGCCACAGTACGCCCTTGACGATGTAGTTGCGGATGTCGCGCACGCGCTCGGCGCCGTCGGGCCCCGCGAGCTGGCTGTCACGCAGGCGGCTCACCGCGTCGTACTCGTACAGGCCTTGCTGCGCCTTGGTGGTGCTCTTGATGTGCCATTGCAGCAACGGCAATTTCAGAGCCGCGGCCACCTCTTCGGCCAGCATCGTCTTGCCGGTTCCGGGCTCGCCCTTGATGAGCAACGGCCGCTGCAGCGTGATGGCGGCATTGACCGCCAGCATCAGGTCGGGCGTGGCGACGTACTGGTCGGAACCTGCATATTTCATGGCGGGGAGAGTCGGCTGAGGGTGTCCAAATCAGTATAGGGGGCCCGTATACTCCGCCGCTGAACTCAACCCACCGCCGGACCATGAAGACACTGTTCCCCGCGATGATCGCGCTGCTTGCGATGACCTTTGCCGCCACGACGCAAGCGCAAGACAAGGCCGGCGACGCCGCGGCCGGCCAGAAGAAGAACGCCATGTGCATCGGCTGCCACGGCATCGTCGGCTACCAGGCGAGCTTCCCGGAGATCTACAAGGTGCCGATGATCGCGGGCCAGAACGCGAAGTACATCGTGG is drawn from Methylibium petroleiphilum PM1 and contains these coding sequences:
- a CDS encoding AAA family ATPase encodes the protein MKYAGSDQYVATPDLMLAVNAAITLQRPLLIKGEPGTGKTMLAEEVAAALKLPLLQWHIKSTTKAQQGLYEYDAVSRLRDSQLAGPDGAERVRDIRNYIVKGVLWQAFTAEQPVALLIDEIDKADIEFPNDLLRELDRMEFHVYETREMVKARHRPLVFITSNNEKELPDAFLRRCFFHYIKFPEAETMRRIVEVHFPTLKKELLASALKSFYDVRGLPGLKKKPSTSELLDWLKLLVAEDIPLDALQSQDDKVAIPPLLGALLKNEQDVSLFEKLVFMQQRNR